A stretch of Insulibacter thermoxylanivorax DNA encodes these proteins:
- the tgt gene encoding tRNA guanosine(34) transglycosylase Tgt codes for MTYPVRYELIKTCKQSGARLGRLHTPHGVIDTPVFMPVGTQATVKTMSPEELIEMDAQIILSNTYHLFLRPGHEIIREAGGLHTFMNWQRPILTDSGGFQVFSLSDLRKISEEGVTFRSHLNGDKLFLSPEKATEIQNALGSDIIMAFDECPPYPADESYVKQSLERTTRWAERCLQAHARPHDQALFAIVQGGMYEKLRKQSALELTSMDFPGYAIGGLSVGEPKQLMYEMLEATMPYLPADKPRYLMGVGSPDALIEGSIRGVDMFDCVLPTRIARNGTTMTSQGRVVVRNAKYIRDFGPLDPECDCYTCRNYSRAYLRHLIKADETFGIRLTTYHNLYFLINLMRRVRQAIMEDRLLDFRDEFFEKYGMHANESGF; via the coding sequence TTGACTTATCCTGTTAGATATGAACTGATCAAGACCTGTAAGCAATCCGGCGCCAGACTCGGACGCCTTCACACGCCGCACGGCGTGATCGATACACCGGTGTTCATGCCTGTGGGCACGCAGGCGACGGTGAAGACGATGAGCCCGGAAGAGCTGATCGAGATGGATGCGCAGATCATCCTGAGCAATACCTATCATCTGTTCCTGCGTCCAGGACATGAGATCATCCGTGAGGCCGGAGGACTGCATACGTTTATGAATTGGCAGCGGCCGATCCTGACGGACAGCGGCGGCTTCCAAGTGTTCAGCCTAAGCGACCTGCGGAAGATCTCTGAGGAGGGCGTCACTTTCCGCTCCCATCTGAACGGGGACAAGCTCTTCCTGTCACCTGAGAAAGCGACGGAGATCCAGAATGCACTGGGCTCCGATATCATCATGGCCTTCGACGAATGTCCGCCCTATCCTGCGGATGAAAGCTATGTGAAACAGTCCCTCGAGCGCACGACGCGCTGGGCGGAGCGCTGTTTGCAGGCACATGCGCGGCCGCATGATCAGGCGCTCTTCGCCATCGTGCAGGGCGGTATGTACGAAAAATTGCGCAAACAAAGCGCCCTGGAGTTGACTTCAATGGATTTCCCAGGGTATGCTATTGGAGGATTAAGTGTGGGTGAACCGAAGCAGCTGATGTATGAGATGCTGGAAGCAACCATGCCATACCTGCCTGCGGACAAGCCCCGTTATCTGATGGGGGTAGGTTCTCCCGACGCACTGATCGAAGGCTCGATTCGCGGCGTGGATATGTTCGACTGCGTGCTTCCGACCCGCATCGCGCGCAACGGCACGACGATGACGAGTCAGGGACGCGTGGTCGTTCGCAATGCCAAGTACATAAGAGACTTCGGGCCGCTGGATCCGGAGTGCGATTGCTACACATGCCGCAACTATTCCCGCGCTTATCTCAGGCATCTGATCAAGGCCGATGAGACCTTCGGCATTCGCTTGACGACCTATCATAATCTATACTTTCTGATCAATCTCATGCGCCGGGTGCGGCAAGCGATCATGGAAGATCGGCTGTTAGATTTTCGCGACGAGTTCTTCGAGAAATACGGCATGCATGCCAACGAAAGCGGGTTCTAA
- the yajC gene encoding preprotein translocase subunit YajC, whose product MYLQEAAAADPATSAVGLLLPFVVMFLVFYFLLIRPQQKRNKLRNQMLSALKKGDKIVTIGGLHGTIDSITDDIIVLKVSDGVRLTFDRSAVNNVVSSPNIDEKKSEPKEENEASKEADGKVKD is encoded by the coding sequence ATGTATTTGCAAGAGGCTGCAGCTGCAGATCCAGCCACCAGCGCTGTCGGCTTACTCCTGCCCTTCGTCGTGATGTTCCTCGTGTTCTATTTCCTGCTGATCCGTCCGCAGCAGAAGCGCAATAAGCTCCGCAATCAGATGCTGAGTGCGCTGAAGAAGGGCGATAAGATCGTGACGATCGGCGGACTGCACGGAACGATCGACTCGATCACGGACGATATCATCGTGCTGAAAGTAAGCGACGGGGTGCGGCTTACCTTTGACCGTTCCGCAGTGAACAACGTGGTGTCCAGCCCGAATATCGATGAGAAGAAATCCGAACCTAAAGAGGAAAACGAAGCAAGCAAGGAAGCCGATGGCAAAGTGAAGGATTAA
- a CDS encoding TIGR04086 family membrane protein, which yields MATVGNVNPVKVKPPLMTGLVYSFVFMAVCTIILSLMLWLSDFREHSLSAAAYVIHGASVLTGGFAAGRHSLRKGWMNGGLVGLFYAGIIILVGFLGFNVGFSLHTLLLTGLCMVAASAGGILGVNTRK from the coding sequence ATGGCGACTGTCGGCAATGTTAATCCGGTTAAAGTAAAACCGCCCCTGATGACGGGACTGGTCTATTCCTTTGTGTTTATGGCCGTATGTACGATCATCCTCTCTCTGATGCTGTGGCTGAGCGACTTTCGCGAACACTCGTTAAGTGCAGCAGCTTACGTCATACATGGAGCTTCGGTATTGACAGGGGGATTTGCGGCTGGTAGGCATTCCCTTCGCAAAGGCTGGATGAACGGAGGATTAGTCGGTCTGTTCTATGCGGGAATTATCATCTTGGTCGGTTTCTTAGGGTTTAATGTCGGCTTCTCGCTCCATACGCTTCTGCTCACCGGCTTATGCATGGTCGCAGCTTCTGCGGGCGGGATTCTCGGCGTAAATACGAGGAAGTAA
- a CDS encoding DUF421 domain-containing protein: protein MELTTIFLRTLLMYFLVFLALRLMGKREIGKLSVFDLVNSIMIAELAVLTIEDTNTEIIKGILPMAVLVGIQIILAFISLKNEKLRRTFDGLPSVLVENGEIRDQEMRRLRYTLDDLLLQLRENKIYNPADVEFAVLETTGKLTAFDKKSMGKEGSQQLPRVNIRYEGLPLPLIMDGKVLDENLEKIGQNRFWLREQIRKRGIKDFKSIFLLTIDHKGQLYIDKKDTKES, encoded by the coding sequence ATGGAACTGACGACGATCTTCTTACGCACGCTGCTGATGTACTTCCTGGTCTTCCTCGCATTGCGTTTGATGGGCAAACGGGAGATCGGCAAGCTGTCAGTCTTCGATCTGGTGAACTCGATCATGATCGCGGAGCTGGCCGTCCTGACGATTGAAGATACGAATACTGAGATCATCAAGGGCATCCTGCCGATGGCGGTGTTAGTCGGCATCCAGATCATCCTCGCCTTCATCTCTTTGAAGAACGAGAAGCTGCGGCGAACCTTCGACGGATTACCCAGCGTGCTTGTGGAGAACGGAGAGATTCGGGATCAAGAGATGCGAAGGCTCCGGTATACCTTGGATGATCTGCTGCTGCAGCTAAGAGAGAACAAGATTTACAACCCTGCCGATGTGGAATTCGCGGTTCTGGAGACCACCGGGAAGCTGACGGCTTTTGATAAGAAAAGCATGGGGAAGGAAGGCAGCCAGCAGCTGCCGCGTGTGAATATTCGCTACGAAGGTTTGCCTCTGCCGCTGATCATGGACGGTAAAGTGCTGGACGAGAACTTAGAGAAGATCGGACAGAACCGATTCTGGCTCCGGGAACAGATCCGGAAGCGCGGAATTAAGGACTTCAAGAGCATCTTCCTGTTGACGATCGATCATAAAGGACAGCTGTATATTGACAAAAAAGATACCAAAGAATCCTAA
- the spoVB gene encoding stage V sporulation protein B, with protein sequence MNKIKQSFIHGTIILLAAGIINRILGFVPRITLPRVIGAEGVGLYQMGYPLLNILITIITGGLPLAIAKLVSEAESSGDEQMVRRILRVSLTFVIVGGLCFSLFCLWIAPYAGTHLMTDRRVIPTIAVMSPIITVVGISSVFRGYFQGRQNMIPTAASQILETIVRIFAMLLFAWFLLPYGVEWAAAGAMAGVLLGEIGGLIALLMMYRRHHLLSTAPAHAAAHAVPYSRGRHRAAFRKLMQTSIPVTAARFVGSGSYLLESIITVHSLAAAGIATAMATAQYGALQGMVIPILLLPGVLTYSLSVSLVPSLSEASARGDMRTIHKRLHQSMRLALVAGAPFAVIMYLLADPLTYYLYADGSIGHLLRLMAPAAIFLYFQNPLQAALQALDHPGQALFNSFAGACVKLTLIVLLAAKLKLGIVGVILAINVNIVLVSLLHYISVMRTIRFRLRTADVFMTAGCSAAMGIVMLLARSVLWQTSGWLNLLASIGIGLTVYLAAVFYCGLIDKHDLIRIPWLGPRLRRIK encoded by the coding sequence GTGAACAAAATCAAACAATCCTTCATCCATGGTACGATCATCCTCCTGGCCGCAGGAATCATTAACCGCATATTAGGCTTCGTGCCGCGCATCACCTTGCCGCGGGTCATCGGCGCGGAAGGCGTCGGGCTCTACCAGATGGGCTATCCGCTGCTTAATATCTTGATCACCATCATCACAGGGGGGCTGCCGCTTGCCATCGCCAAACTGGTCTCTGAAGCGGAATCATCGGGGGATGAGCAGATGGTGCGGCGCATCCTGCGCGTCTCCCTCACCTTCGTCATCGTCGGCGGCCTATGCTTCTCGCTGTTCTGCCTGTGGATCGCTCCCTACGCCGGGACGCATCTCATGACGGACCGCCGGGTGATCCCGACGATCGCGGTGATGAGCCCGATCATCACCGTCGTCGGCATCTCCTCTGTATTCCGCGGCTATTTTCAAGGAAGGCAGAACATGATTCCAACGGCCGCATCGCAGATCCTTGAAACCATCGTGCGCATCTTCGCTATGCTCCTCTTCGCCTGGTTCCTGCTCCCCTACGGGGTGGAATGGGCAGCCGCCGGTGCCATGGCCGGCGTGCTCTTGGGCGAGATCGGCGGATTGATCGCACTCCTCATGATGTACCGTCGGCACCACCTGCTGAGCACCGCGCCTGCACATGCGGCTGCACATGCTGTTCCTTACTCCAGAGGGAGGCACCGCGCCGCCTTTCGCAAGCTGATGCAGACTTCGATTCCTGTAACCGCGGCAAGGTTCGTCGGTTCCGGTTCCTATCTGCTGGAATCGATCATCACCGTGCACAGCCTCGCCGCCGCAGGCATCGCCACCGCGATGGCCACCGCCCAGTATGGAGCGCTGCAGGGGATGGTGATTCCGATCCTGCTCCTGCCGGGGGTGCTCACTTATTCCTTATCCGTCTCCCTGGTCCCGTCCCTGTCTGAAGCCTCTGCCCGCGGCGACATGAGAACGATTCACAAACGGCTGCATCAATCGATGCGTCTCGCTCTGGTCGCAGGGGCACCCTTTGCCGTGATCATGTATTTGCTGGCGGACCCGCTGACCTATTATCTCTATGCTGATGGTTCAATCGGCCATCTCCTCAGACTGATGGCGCCCGCTGCGATCTTTTTGTATTTTCAGAACCCGCTGCAAGCCGCTCTGCAAGCCCTTGACCATCCGGGCCAAGCCCTGTTCAACTCCTTCGCAGGGGCATGTGTGAAACTGACACTCATCGTACTGTTGGCTGCCAAGCTGAAACTCGGCATCGTCGGCGTCATCCTGGCGATCAATGTGAACATCGTGCTGGTTTCCTTGCTGCACTACATCAGCGTGATGCGGACGATTCGCTTCCGTTTGCGGACCGCCGATGTGTTCATGACGGCGGGCTGTTCTGCCGCCATGGGCATCGTGATGCTGCTTGCCCGCTCCGTGCTGTGGCAGACCTCCGGCTGGCTGAACCTGCTCGCATCGATCGGCATCGGACTTACCGTCTATCTGGCCGCCGTATTCTACTGCGGCTTGATCGACAAGCATGACCTCATCCGCATTCCCTGGCTTGGACCGCGGCTCAGGAGAATAAAATAG
- a CDS encoding post-transcriptional regulator encodes MKHIKEQHADLLGIDKEESAARDVQAPKKPGMDVLIEGNIEHNRAHQSESASAQAPEKTIEVEAIENPLGPETPRGAADDSDDAEFLNRAIEELCMSKAEEFALLGYDGITGKEIWEFLSENYAKTGIPPLHRLVDDILSLKVTTYMNWLTLNAYKGFKLDE; translated from the coding sequence ATGAAACACATTAAGGAACAACATGCAGATCTGCTAGGAATTGACAAGGAGGAATCGGCAGCGCGAGATGTTCAGGCCCCGAAGAAACCGGGCATGGATGTGCTGATCGAAGGAAACATCGAACATAACCGCGCGCACCAATCAGAATCTGCATCTGCACAAGCACCGGAGAAAACCATAGAAGTAGAAGCGATCGAGAATCCGCTGGGACCAGAGACTCCTCGAGGGGCAGCGGATGACAGCGATGATGCGGAATTCTTGAACCGGGCCATCGAAGAACTTTGCATGAGCAAGGCAGAAGAGTTTGCCCTGCTGGGCTATGATGGCATCACGGGCAAGGAGATCTGGGAGTTCTTGAGCGAGAATTATGCCAAGACAGGGATTCCGCCCTTGCATCGCTTGGTAGACGATATCTTGTCTCTTAAGGTGACGACCTATATGAACTGGCTGACATTGAACGCGTATAAAGGGTTTAAACTCGACGAATAG
- the secD gene encoding protein translocase subunit SecD — protein MKRLVAFILTTAVTLALIIGTVPTILDSVKLGLDLKGGFEILYEASPLEEGQQVTREALVVTAKNLQKRADVVGGVGEPEIYPEGENRIRVRIAGVENIDEVRKRMKDPAVLTFRSNDGCSEDEPFCKIELRGTDFVEGSATVGYDELRRPLVNIELVDGQKFYEITDRLSRKIPPNNLLAIMLDDEIISAPEVQYPISGGKATITGQRTVQEAQELADTINLGALPLKLEEKYIQQVDASLGRASLDQTMQAGIIGSILILLFMLIYYRLPGAVASFTLIVYVWILLIVFNLLNATLTLPGIAAFVLGIGMAVDANIITYERFREELRIGKSVLSAVRSGSKTSLRTIIDANLTTVVAAAVLFFMGQGAIKGFALTLILSIAVGMFTNVLLSRALILWLVRTGKFNKPGYFGVKPEEIKSLSSKTDLHEKAISKFDFIRHGKKAYAFSILLTLAGVLSMAFAGFNYGVDFKAGTTLDITLNQSTSEEVIDELVAEAELAPATRNLGGANRDRITFRFDHVLTEQEIDRLEAVIDEHFGEGSASYEQNTVDPVLAFEMRNLALIAVLTASVFILGYILIRFEWRFAVAAIIALLHDAFVVISIFSILQLEVNLTFIAAILTIIGYSINDTIVIFDRIRDNLRFAKLKDKQDLKEIVNNSLWQTLGRTINTLITLLMTSVALMIFGSESIFLFSLAITIGITFGGYSSIFIASPIWMSLKLKSLQKPTASE, from the coding sequence ATGAAAAGATTAGTCGCATTCATCTTAACTACAGCAGTTACACTAGCACTCATCATTGGAACCGTTCCGACGATTCTCGATTCCGTCAAACTCGGACTCGATTTGAAGGGCGGTTTTGAAATTTTATATGAAGCTTCGCCTTTGGAAGAAGGGCAGCAGGTGACCCGCGAGGCGCTGGTGGTCACCGCGAAGAACCTGCAGAAACGAGCCGACGTCGTCGGCGGTGTGGGTGAACCCGAGATCTATCCGGAAGGGGAGAACCGCATCCGCGTACGCATCGCCGGTGTGGAGAATATCGACGAGGTGCGGAAACGGATGAAGGACCCCGCCGTGCTCACCTTCCGCAGCAATGACGGCTGCAGCGAGGATGAACCATTCTGTAAGATCGAGCTGCGGGGCACCGATTTCGTTGAAGGCTCCGCGACAGTGGGCTACGACGAACTTCGCCGGCCGCTTGTCAATATCGAATTGGTAGACGGTCAGAAGTTTTATGAGATTACGGACAGGCTGTCCAGGAAGATCCCGCCTAACAATTTACTGGCAATCATGCTGGATGACGAGATTATCTCGGCGCCGGAAGTACAATATCCGATCAGCGGCGGGAAAGCGACGATCACGGGACAAAGAACGGTGCAGGAAGCCCAGGAACTGGCCGATACGATTAATCTCGGCGCTTTGCCGCTTAAACTGGAAGAGAAGTACATACAGCAAGTCGATGCCTCGCTTGGACGGGCATCACTGGATCAGACGATGCAGGCGGGCATCATCGGTTCGATCTTGATCCTGCTGTTCATGTTGATCTATTACCGGCTGCCGGGGGCAGTGGCTTCCTTTACGTTAATCGTCTATGTCTGGATTCTGCTCATCGTTTTCAATTTGCTGAATGCGACGCTGACCTTGCCGGGGATCGCTGCTTTCGTCCTGGGGATCGGCATGGCTGTCGATGCGAACATCATCACCTATGAGCGATTCCGCGAGGAACTGCGCATCGGCAAGAGCGTCTTATCGGCGGTGCGTTCCGGTTCGAAGACATCGCTCAGGACGATCATCGATGCCAACTTGACGACGGTCGTAGCAGCTGCGGTGCTCTTCTTCATGGGACAAGGCGCGATCAAGGGTTTCGCCCTGACCTTGATCCTGAGCATCGCGGTGGGGATGTTCACCAACGTTCTTCTGTCCAGAGCGCTCATCCTGTGGCTTGTGCGCACAGGAAAGTTCAACAAGCCGGGATATTTTGGCGTGAAGCCGGAGGAGATCAAGAGCCTCTCGTCGAAGACGGATCTGCACGAGAAGGCGATCAGCAAGTTCGACTTTATCCGCCACGGCAAGAAGGCGTATGCTTTCTCGATTCTCTTGACCTTGGCGGGCGTGCTGTCAATGGCATTCGCTGGATTTAATTACGGCGTTGACTTCAAAGCGGGGACTACCCTTGATATCACGCTTAATCAAAGCACAAGCGAGGAAGTCATCGATGAATTGGTCGCAGAAGCGGAGCTTGCGCCGGCAACGCGCAACCTCGGCGGGGCGAATCGCGATCGGATCACGTTTCGCTTCGATCATGTGCTCACAGAACAGGAAATCGACCGCCTCGAGGCGGTCATCGATGAACATTTTGGAGAGGGAAGCGCCTCTTATGAACAGAATACTGTAGACCCGGTATTGGCCTTCGAGATGCGGAATCTGGCCTTGATCGCGGTACTTACCGCAAGTGTGTTCATCTTGGGCTATATCCTCATCCGCTTCGAATGGCGGTTCGCTGTGGCTGCGATCATCGCACTCTTGCACGACGCCTTCGTCGTGATCAGCATCTTCTCGATCTTGCAATTGGAAGTGAACTTGACCTTCATCGCGGCAATCTTGACGATCATCGGATATTCGATCAACGATACGATCGTCATCTTCGACCGTATCCGGGACAACCTGCGTTTCGCCAAGTTAAAGGACAAGCAGGATCTCAAGGAGATCGTGAACAACAGCTTGTGGCAGACCTTGGGCCGCACGATCAATACGCTGATAACGCTGCTTATGACTTCTGTGGCGCTCATGATCTTCGGCAGCGAATCGATCTTCCTGTTCTCCTTAGCGATCACGATCGGGATTACCTTCGGCGGATATTCTTCGATCTTCATCGCCAGCCCGATCTGGATGTCGCTGAAACTCAAGTCGCTGCAGAAGCCGACCGCAAGCGAATGA
- the recJ gene encoding single-stranded-DNA-specific exonuclease RecJ, whose translation MLASRTRWVIPAVEYEEAERLADLCGIHPLVARLLLVRGYDTPEQIRAFLQEDGGSRHDPYLLDGMREAVETIRRALQEEKHIRIYGDYDADGITSTALMTWLMRELGAKFDTYIPHRVHEGYGLHREALDKAKQDGVDLIITVDTGISAYEEAQYAESLGIELVITDHHEPPERLPQAAAVINPKKPNCSYPFKQLAGVGVALKLAQALIGEVPARFIELAAVGTIADLMPLIDENRAIVREGLAAMQRSSSAGLRALFQVAGLEGRAITAGHIGFAIGPRINASGRLTSADIALNLLITEDEQEAYELAKELDELNRDRQRIVDETLEEALQMLMDRYGDEANLPPVIIAASGHWNAGVIGIVAARLLERFYRPTLVFTSDPETGLSKGSARSIHGFDIYRALAECADLLDHFGGHQAAAGMTLSAERLEELQERLNALAREQLTEEDYIPLTEVDLRCGLADCTIELIEQLERLAPFGIGNRSPKLLIPQAAVKEMRKIGKEGQHLKLLLSDQTGLVLDAVGFGFGHLQAHIAAQAKADVVGELQVNEWNGMRKPQLLIHDIRVNHLQVFDWRGLKPTLQAAVAGVRHMPGLREQAAFVICDSSPYWIQVIEAMFGKQRILLLQDDGNLRPLHSDPSPQPYTDLILVQLPHSSETWKRMLRRYGSQLERLCIWLADAELWAAGCPPRERFKHVYAHLRQQRSWPAADTRWFRIISQRTGLADADVAWIIRVFEELEFVVREGDRMNYVPKPVPRELSESKLFTMRKRGQPLAESLLLMTTQQLTETIYEMIQSEVSQAG comes from the coding sequence GTGCTTGCATCCAGAACGCGCTGGGTCATCCCAGCGGTTGAATATGAAGAGGCAGAACGCCTGGCAGACCTGTGCGGAATTCATCCGCTGGTTGCCAGGCTTCTCTTGGTAAGGGGATATGATACTCCTGAGCAGATTCGCGCCTTCCTGCAGGAGGACGGCGGCAGCAGGCATGATCCCTATCTGCTGGACGGGATGCGGGAAGCGGTCGAGACGATACGCAGAGCGCTCCAGGAAGAGAAGCACATCCGCATCTATGGGGACTATGATGCGGACGGGATTACGAGTACGGCTTTGATGACGTGGCTGATGAGGGAACTCGGGGCGAAGTTCGACACCTATATCCCGCATCGTGTACATGAGGGATATGGGCTTCATCGGGAAGCCCTTGACAAGGCAAAGCAGGACGGAGTGGATCTGATCATCACGGTGGATACCGGCATAAGCGCCTATGAGGAAGCGCAGTATGCTGAATCGCTGGGCATTGAGCTGGTGATCACAGACCATCATGAACCGCCCGAGCGATTGCCGCAAGCAGCTGCGGTGATCAACCCCAAGAAACCCAATTGCTCATATCCTTTTAAGCAATTGGCGGGAGTCGGTGTGGCGCTCAAGCTGGCGCAAGCCCTCATAGGAGAGGTGCCGGCGCGATTCATCGAGCTGGCGGCTGTGGGTACCATCGCCGATCTCATGCCCCTGATCGATGAGAATCGCGCCATCGTAAGAGAGGGGTTAGCTGCCATGCAGCGGAGCTCCTCGGCGGGGCTGCGGGCCCTGTTCCAAGTTGCCGGATTAGAAGGCAGGGCGATCACCGCGGGCCATATCGGTTTTGCGATCGGACCGCGCATCAATGCCAGCGGCAGGTTAACTTCCGCGGACATCGCCTTAAACCTGCTCATCACTGAAGATGAACAAGAAGCTTATGAACTGGCTAAGGAATTGGATGAACTGAACCGCGACCGGCAGCGCATCGTTGATGAAACGTTGGAAGAAGCACTGCAGATGCTGATGGATCGATACGGGGATGAGGCGAACCTCCCGCCGGTGATCATCGCCGCTAGCGGTCATTGGAATGCCGGCGTTATCGGCATCGTGGCGGCCCGCTTGTTGGAGCGGTTCTACCGTCCGACTCTCGTCTTCACCTCCGATCCTGAGACGGGACTCTCGAAGGGGTCGGCCCGCTCCATCCACGGCTTCGATATCTATCGGGCGCTGGCGGAATGCGCGGATCTGTTAGATCACTTCGGCGGTCACCAGGCGGCCGCGGGGATGACGCTGTCCGCGGAGCGCTTGGAGGAGCTTCAAGAACGCTTGAATGCCTTGGCACGCGAGCAGCTTACTGAAGAGGATTATATCCCGCTGACGGAAGTGGATCTTCGCTGCGGTCTTGCGGATTGTACGATTGAATTGATCGAGCAGCTCGAGCGATTAGCGCCCTTCGGCATCGGCAACCGCTCGCCGAAGCTGCTGATCCCGCAGGCAGCGGTGAAGGAGATGCGCAAGATCGGCAAGGAAGGACAGCACCTCAAGCTGCTGCTGAGCGATCAGACAGGACTTGTCTTGGATGCGGTCGGCTTCGGCTTCGGGCATCTGCAAGCTCATATCGCTGCCCAGGCAAAGGCGGATGTCGTCGGTGAGCTGCAGGTGAATGAATGGAACGGGATGCGCAAACCGCAGCTTCTGATCCATGACATCCGTGTGAATCATCTGCAGGTCTTCGACTGGCGCGGTCTGAAACCGACGCTGCAAGCGGCCGTGGCGGGCGTACGTCATATGCCGGGACTGCGGGAACAAGCGGCCTTCGTCATCTGTGACAGCAGCCCGTACTGGATCCAGGTCATCGAAGCGATGTTCGGCAAGCAGCGTATCTTGCTTCTTCAGGATGACGGGAACCTTAGGCCTCTGCATTCCGATCCATCGCCGCAGCCGTATACCGATCTGATTCTTGTTCAGCTGCCGCACAGCAGCGAGACCTGGAAACGGATGTTAAGGAGGTACGGCAGCCAGCTGGAACGCTTATGCATCTGGCTCGCTGATGCAGAGCTCTGGGCAGCCGGCTGTCCGCCGCGGGAGAGATTCAAACATGTCTACGCTCATCTGCGGCAGCAGCGGAGCTGGCCTGCGGCTGACACCCGTTGGTTTCGGATCATCAGTCAGCGGACGGGCCTTGCGGATGCCGATGTCGCTTGGATCATCCGCGTCTTCGAGGAATTGGAGTTTGTGGTCAGGGAAGGCGACCGCATGAACTATGTCCCCAAACCAGTGCCGCGCGAACTGTCGGAATCCAAGCTGTTCACCATGCGAAAGCGCGGACAGCCGCTGGCGGAATCACTCCTGCTTATGACGACACAGCAGCTGACAGAGACGATCTATGAGATGATCCAGTCGGAAGTCAGCCAAGCGGGATGA
- a CDS encoding adenine phosphoribosyltransferase, with protein MLNFKEYIRVVEDFPQPGIRFKDITTLLQNGEVYREAINTLKEQLSDLKIDMVAGPEARGFVIGAPLAYALGTGFVPIRKSGKLPYRSIEADYSLEYGKDKLAVHEDAIQPGQNVLIADDLLATGGTISACVELIERLGGRVVAASFLIELSYLHGREKLKDIPIHTLVTY; from the coding sequence ATGCTTAATTTCAAAGAATACATCCGCGTAGTTGAAGATTTTCCGCAACCGGGCATTCGCTTCAAAGACATCACAACCTTGCTGCAAAACGGAGAGGTCTATCGGGAGGCGATCAACACCCTTAAAGAACAACTCTCTGATCTGAAGATCGATATGGTCGCAGGCCCTGAAGCACGGGGATTCGTCATCGGCGCTCCGCTGGCCTACGCGCTGGGCACAGGATTCGTGCCGATTCGCAAGAGCGGCAAACTGCCATATCGCTCGATCGAGGCTGATTATTCCTTAGAATACGGCAAGGATAAGCTGGCTGTTCACGAGGATGCGATTCAGCCGGGTCAGAATGTATTGATCGCCGATGATCTGCTGGCGACGGGCGGCACGATCTCAGCCTGTGTTGAGCTCATCGAACGGTTGGGCGGCCGCGTGGTCGCAGCCTCCTTCTTGATCGAACTGTCCTATCTCCACGGCAGAGAGAAGCTGAAGGACATCCCGATTCATACACTTGTGACTTATTGA